One stretch of Deinococcus ficus DNA includes these proteins:
- a CDS encoding nucleotide sugar dehydrogenase encodes MSAQIPTGGHPAHPPSPHAPHLAQKLQDRSARIAVLGLGYVGLPLAVHLARAGFSVTGFDPQEQKVSLINSGRSPVQDVPDDQVNALVLGEKLRATASPAALQGHDVFIICVPTPLDASKQPEMGYIHTAALHVADHLRPGTLVILESTTYPGTTDEFLLPLLEKSGLKGEHDLYVAFSPERVDPGNRTFNTGNIPKIVGGTGPHGTALAQQLYETFLERVFPVSSARVAEMAKLHENTFRAVNIGYVNELAMICTSLGINVWEVIDAASTKPFGFMPFYPGPGIGGHCIPLDPHYLAWRARKQGFSTRFIELADQVNSQMPRYVVGRLMQLLNDRHKSIRGTRVLALGVAYKPDVDDARESPALDVIAELERFGAQVQYADPYVPQLPQAHGHDLHATRTELSAESYAWADVAIILTPHAAFDWESVQRHIPLILDTRGVLRASGNVVTL; translated from the coding sequence ATGTCTGCACAGATCCCCACCGGGGGCCACCCGGCCCATCCCCCCAGCCCCCACGCCCCGCACCTGGCCCAGAAACTGCAGGACCGGAGCGCCCGGATCGCAGTGCTCGGCCTGGGCTACGTCGGCCTGCCCCTGGCCGTCCACCTCGCCCGCGCCGGCTTCAGCGTGACCGGGTTCGACCCTCAGGAACAGAAAGTTTCCCTCATCAACAGCGGACGCAGCCCCGTCCAGGACGTCCCAGACGACCAGGTGAACGCGCTGGTGCTGGGCGAAAAGCTCAGGGCCACCGCCTCACCTGCCGCACTCCAAGGCCACGACGTGTTCATCATCTGCGTTCCTACACCCCTGGACGCCAGCAAACAACCAGAGATGGGATACATCCACACCGCCGCCCTGCACGTCGCGGACCACCTGCGCCCCGGCACCCTCGTCATCCTAGAAAGCACCACCTACCCCGGCACGACCGACGAATTCCTCCTGCCCCTCCTCGAAAAGAGCGGCCTCAAAGGCGAACATGACCTCTACGTCGCCTTCAGCCCCGAACGCGTCGATCCCGGCAACCGCACCTTCAACACCGGCAACATCCCCAAAATCGTCGGCGGCACCGGCCCGCACGGCACCGCGCTCGCCCAGCAACTGTACGAAACGTTCCTGGAACGCGTCTTCCCCGTCAGCAGCGCCCGCGTCGCCGAGATGGCCAAGCTCCACGAGAACACCTTCCGCGCCGTGAACATCGGCTACGTCAACGAACTCGCCATGATCTGCACATCCCTGGGCATCAACGTCTGGGAAGTCATCGATGCCGCCTCCACGAAGCCCTTCGGCTTCATGCCGTTTTACCCCGGCCCCGGCATCGGCGGGCACTGCATCCCCCTCGACCCGCATTACCTCGCATGGCGCGCCCGGAAACAAGGCTTCTCCACACGGTTCATTGAGCTGGCCGACCAGGTCAACAGTCAAATGCCCCGGTACGTCGTGGGTCGCCTCATGCAACTGCTGAACGACCGGCACAAATCCATTCGCGGCACCCGCGTCCTCGCCCTCGGCGTGGCATACAAGCCCGACGTGGATGACGCCCGCGAAAGCCCGGCCCTGGACGTCATCGCGGAACTCGAGCGCTTCGGCGCCCAGGTCCAGTACGCTGATCCCTACGTGCCCCAACTGCCCCAAGCGCACGGACATGACCTCCACGCCACACGCACCGAACTCAGCGCCGAAAGCTACGCCTGGGCTGACGTCGCCATTATCCTAACTCCCCATGCCGCCTTCGACTGGGAGAGCGTCCAGCGCCACATCCCTCTCATTCTGGACACTCGCGGTGTGCTGCGCGCCAGCGGGAATGTGGTCACCCTCTAA
- a CDS encoding glycosyltransferase family 4 protein: MQNLLTQLGHEVQFDLVTLDRDLGDATPYPNIEHRAWNQVGGQRVRYVPPGLRGLLERWRILRETPYDLLYLHSFFHVSNTTWSLALRAAGLIARRPVLLAPRGEFSPGALGLNAGKKRLFLQLIQATGLMKDVTFQATSATEQDDIRRMFPRAAVVYAPNLIAPPEDLFRPPRAPGPLRIAFVGRVNRMKNLDYALRVLQGVQTPVHLKLVGSREDEAYWAECEALLATLPDTVQVEVVGHVPPEDVRDIFLWSDVLLLPTLGENFGHVIAEALLAGSIPVISDRTPWQDLEARGSGFTIPLDQPERFTAVLGDLGTSPALLERTALGAAAYGRELAVDRQGLEQNRALFKVS; this comes from the coding sequence ATGCAGAACCTTTTGACTCAACTCGGGCATGAGGTTCAATTCGATCTCGTGACCCTCGACCGGGACCTGGGAGATGCGACGCCTTACCCGAACATCGAGCACCGGGCCTGGAATCAGGTGGGTGGTCAGCGCGTCCGGTACGTTCCTCCGGGTCTGCGTGGGCTGCTTGAACGCTGGCGGATTCTGCGGGAAACGCCGTATGACCTGTTGTACCTGCATTCCTTTTTCCATGTGAGCAACACGACTTGGTCGCTCGCGCTGCGCGCCGCGGGGCTGATTGCCCGTCGTCCTGTCCTTCTCGCGCCCCGCGGTGAATTCTCCCCGGGTGCCCTGGGCCTCAACGCTGGGAAAAAACGCCTGTTCCTTCAGCTCATTCAGGCCACCGGGCTGATGAAGGATGTGACGTTCCAGGCCACGAGTGCCACGGAGCAAGACGACATCCGGCGCATGTTTCCACGGGCGGCCGTCGTGTACGCCCCGAACCTCATCGCCCCGCCGGAGGATCTCTTTCGCCCGCCGCGCGCGCCTGGGCCGCTCAGGATCGCGTTCGTGGGCCGCGTCAACCGCATGAAGAACCTGGACTACGCCCTGCGGGTGCTTCAGGGGGTTCAGACTCCGGTGCACCTGAAACTGGTGGGTTCGCGGGAGGACGAGGCGTACTGGGCGGAGTGTGAGGCGCTCCTCGCCACCCTGCCGGACACAGTTCAGGTGGAAGTAGTCGGTCATGTTCCGCCAGAAGACGTGCGAGACATCTTCCTGTGGAGTGATGTGCTGCTGCTGCCCACGCTCGGGGAGAACTTCGGGCACGTGATCGCCGAGGCGCTGCTGGCCGGGAGCATTCCCGTGATCAGTGACCGCACGCCCTGGCAGGACCTGGAGGCGCGTGGATCGGGCTTCACGATTCCACTGGACCAGCCGGAGCGCTTCACGGCGGTGCTCGGCGACCTGGGGACTTCACCGGCCCTGCTGGAGCGCACGGCGCTGGGCGCCGCCGCTTACGGGCGGGAACTGGCGGTGGACCGGCAGGGCCTGGAGCAGAACCGGGCGTTGTTCAAGGTGTCGTAG
- a CDS encoding O-antigen ligase family protein, whose product MERQERLWSLWLAWLPPLYVLSPLSLMALRSFTSLPRPVRALLGLYAMTQLLPALLAPEPLLAVGLATLRTALTAGLICVGALLADRPGSVPFPLLALGLNAVYLSALILSLLEGRDFLTARLHHPYMTTTTLGVLGAVGLWWSAFHEVRWPARLLTAFLAGGTLLLSGSRGALLAALVGLTVGALARGRWRVPTPALVLTLLAFAGLAWYGARSDFAAVSRLADLSLAGRQVIWHNVRTVIASEPFSGVGPYRLGTRLASPQSCQTFADAREELGCPAWFDDLGQPWLIAHNAALQQWSESGPVGTAGLFLLLGAVTVAAWRGRQPFALATLGGLLVTNLNDNTLLVPGVFTGELFWVLAGTQLPSLRLRSAGLHVGLTGAFLLAALSAPPLLALRPPHLSAPPALNVLYAPGTTAQTEDYTIFASLTLPPGPYLVTLNTCTVSCRAVQTRPVTSAGEPITIDARKLRLLPVDQQRLELLIFPNSGARLGVAASTAWTVRRTPAAPTTP is encoded by the coding sequence GTGGAACGGCAAGAGCGGCTCTGGTCCCTGTGGCTCGCGTGGCTGCCCCCCCTGTACGTTCTGTCGCCCCTGAGCCTGATGGCGCTGCGGTCGTTCACGTCTTTGCCACGCCCGGTTCGCGCGCTGCTGGGCCTGTACGCCATGACGCAACTCCTGCCGGCCCTCCTCGCGCCTGAACCCCTGCTGGCGGTGGGCCTTGCCACGCTGCGCACGGCACTCACGGCCGGACTGATCTGCGTCGGCGCGCTCCTCGCCGACCGGCCCGGCAGCGTCCCCTTCCCGCTTCTGGCGCTGGGGCTGAACGCCGTGTACCTGAGCGCCCTGATCCTCAGTCTGCTCGAGGGCCGGGATTTCCTCACGGCGCGCCTTCACCACCCGTACATGACAACGACGACCCTCGGCGTTCTGGGGGCGGTGGGCCTCTGGTGGAGCGCGTTCCACGAAGTGAGGTGGCCGGCGCGGCTCCTGACGGCCTTCCTGGCGGGGGGAACGCTGCTGCTCAGCGGAAGTCGCGGGGCCCTGCTCGCGGCCCTGGTAGGCCTGACGGTCGGTGCCCTGGCCCGCGGACGGTGGCGCGTGCCCACACCGGCCCTGGTGCTCACGCTGCTCGCCTTCGCCGGCCTCGCCTGGTACGGTGCCCGGAGCGACTTCGCGGCCGTCAGTCGCCTGGCCGACCTGAGCCTCGCGGGACGGCAGGTCATCTGGCACAACGTCCGCACCGTCATCGCCAGCGAACCGTTCAGCGGGGTGGGCCCGTACCGGCTCGGCACCCGCCTCGCTTCCCCCCAGTCGTGCCAGACGTTCGCGGACGCCAGGGAGGAACTGGGCTGCCCCGCGTGGTTCGACGACCTCGGCCAACCCTGGCTGATCGCGCACAACGCCGCCCTGCAGCAGTGGAGTGAAAGCGGCCCGGTCGGCACGGCTGGCCTGTTCCTCCTGCTGGGCGCCGTTACCGTCGCCGCGTGGCGGGGAAGGCAGCCGTTCGCGCTTGCCACCCTCGGGGGTCTGCTGGTCACGAACCTCAACGACAACACCCTGCTCGTGCCGGGGGTGTTTACGGGCGAACTCTTCTGGGTGCTGGCCGGAACGCAACTCCCGAGCCTCCGCCTCCGGTCCGCTGGACTGCACGTGGGCCTGACGGGTGCATTCCTGCTCGCCGCGCTGAGCGCCCCGCCCCTGCTGGCCCTGCGGCCACCCCACCTGAGCGCTCCACCAGCACTCAATGTCCTGTACGCCCCCGGAACAACCGCGCAGACAGAGGATTACACGATCTTCGCCAGTCTCACCCTGCCCCCCGGGCCGTACCTGGTTACGCTGAACACCTGCACGGTCAGTTGCCGCGCCGTCCAGACGCGCCCGGTCACCTCGGCGGGGGAACCCATCACCATCGATGCGAGGAAGCTGCGCCTGCTGCCCGTCGATCAACAGCGGCTGGAACTGCTGATCTTCCCCAACAGTGGGGCGCGCCTCGGCGTCGCGGCGTCCACCGCCTGGACGGTCCGCCGGACCCCGGCCGCGCCTACGACACCTTGA